From the Lentisphaera araneosa HTCC2155 genome, one window contains:
- the galE gene encoding UDP-glucose 4-epimerase GalE yields MKKILVTGGAGYIGSHTCLELLNSGYEVVVVDDLSNSVTESLTRVEQLANGKKIKFHKVDLLDKEALNEVFVKEGNVHAVIHFAAKKAVGESVEKPLYYYSNNITGSLNLFEVMKANNVDKIVFSSSATVYGDPESVPIKEDAHIGATNPYGHTKAMMEQILMDTGKATDWGVALLRYFNPVGAHESGTIGEDPEYPNNLLPFVSQVAAGIREQVTIFGDDYDTPDGTGVRDYIHVVDLAQAHVKSIEKLDTQDKGTLIYNIGTGRGYSVKEMVEAFRRISGQEIKAVVGPRREGDIGECTADATLANNDLAWHAKYDLDDMIASAWKWQSENPNGYK; encoded by the coding sequence ATGAAAAAAATACTTGTTACAGGTGGAGCGGGTTACATTGGCTCACACACTTGCCTTGAACTTCTCAACTCTGGTTATGAAGTTGTCGTTGTCGATGATCTCTCTAACTCAGTCACTGAATCATTAACTCGTGTTGAACAACTAGCTAATGGTAAAAAAATCAAATTCCATAAAGTTGATCTACTCGACAAAGAAGCACTCAATGAGGTATTTGTTAAAGAAGGCAATGTTCATGCAGTTATTCATTTTGCCGCAAAAAAAGCCGTTGGTGAATCTGTTGAGAAACCTCTCTATTACTACTCAAATAACATCACTGGCTCACTCAACCTTTTTGAAGTCATGAAAGCCAACAATGTGGATAAAATCGTTTTCAGTTCATCTGCTACCGTATACGGCGACCCTGAATCTGTACCGATTAAAGAAGATGCTCATATCGGCGCAACAAATCCATATGGCCACACCAAAGCTATGATGGAGCAAATCCTCATGGATACTGGCAAAGCTACTGATTGGGGCGTTGCACTGCTTCGTTACTTTAATCCTGTTGGAGCTCATGAATCAGGCACTATCGGCGAAGACCCTGAATACCCCAACAATCTCCTCCCTTTTGTCAGTCAGGTTGCCGCTGGCATTCGCGAGCAAGTGACGATTTTTGGCGATGACTACGATACTCCCGACGGCACAGGTGTGCGCGATTACATCCACGTCGTTGACCTGGCCCAAGCTCACGTAAAATCAATCGAAAAACTCGACACTCAAGACAAAGGCACGCTTATTTATAATATTGGTACGGGCCGCGGCTACTCAGTTAAAGAAATGGTCGAAGCCTTCCGCCGCATTTCTGGCCAAGAGATCAAAGCTGTGGTTGGCCCACGTCGCGAAGGTGATATTGGTGAATGTACTGCTGATGCCACTCTCGCAAACAATGACTTAGCTTGGCACGCTAAATACGACTTGGATGACATGATTGCTTCCGCCTGGAAATGGCAATCAGAAAATCCAAACGGTTACAAATAA
- a CDS encoding substrate-binding domain-containing protein → MISMQELAEICGYSRVSVSAALNGKGGISENAREKILRIAKEHNYTPNKMAHALKGLPSYLIGMLIRDLSNPFYTQMIKIIDDHLHKKGYSLIVLNSMADLEREKKALQTLYSYNVDGLFIAPFAKDNAVDNITSIVGNHKKPVIMLDNLSRDIGSMSIGFNNRSGAFEATQYLIDCGHTEISYLAGPESSLSYRERSAGFMNCMQKNELTINSNSIFPCGSSAEDGYTAALSLLKTKNRPSALFCFNDYIAVGVYRAAQELKLNIPQDLSIIGFDNINLTKLLSPALSTVNIHIDNVARDAAKNMLKFLKDENYSPQTKNHIFEPELIKRDSVRNLKK, encoded by the coding sequence ATGATTTCAATGCAGGAACTCGCAGAAATCTGTGGTTATTCACGGGTAAGTGTCTCTGCTGCACTCAATGGCAAAGGAGGAATCTCCGAAAATGCCCGAGAAAAAATCTTACGTATTGCCAAAGAACATAACTATACCCCAAATAAAATGGCCCATGCCTTAAAGGGGCTTCCATCTTATTTGATCGGCATGTTGATTCGCGACCTCAGCAATCCCTTTTACACACAAATGATAAAAATCATTGATGACCACCTTCACAAAAAAGGCTATAGCCTCATCGTTTTAAATTCAATGGCAGACCTCGAGCGCGAGAAAAAAGCTCTACAAACTCTCTATTCCTATAATGTCGATGGTTTATTTATTGCGCCTTTCGCAAAAGATAATGCCGTAGATAATATCACCTCCATTGTGGGCAATCACAAAAAACCCGTCATTATGCTCGATAATCTCAGCCGTGATATTGGTTCGATGTCAATTGGTTTTAATAATCGCAGTGGCGCTTTTGAAGCGACTCAATATTTAATTGATTGTGGACATACCGAAATTTCTTACTTAGCTGGCCCCGAGAGTTCTCTTTCTTACCGAGAGCGTTCCGCCGGTTTTATGAACTGTATGCAAAAAAATGAGCTCACTATTAACTCAAACAGTATTTTCCCTTGTGGCTCATCAGCTGAAGATGGTTACACCGCCGCTCTTTCTTTACTCAAAACAAAAAATCGCCCTAGCGCCTTATTTTGTTTTAATGATTATATCGCTGTCGGGGTCTACCGAGCTGCACAAGAACTCAAACTAAACATCCCTCAAGATCTTTCAATCATCGGTTTTGACAATATCAATCTTACAAAACTTTTATCACCTGCTTTGAGCACTGTAAATATTCACATCGATAACGTGGCACGAGATGCCGCTAAAAACATGCTCAAATTCCTAAAAGATGAAAACTATTCACCACAAACAAAAAACCACATTTTTGAACCCGAACTCATCAAACGAGATTCGGTGCGCAATTTAAAGAAATAA
- the galK gene encoding galactokinase has protein sequence MSQNNLPLFSETFGCSPDLLAQAPGRLEVLGNHTDYNEGYVLSTAVNCTTQISFRKIEGETCKVSSPFMNDGIREFKLSKIAEPAEGKDWTNYIRGTVVALQERGYEIGAFEALVTSNVPLSAGMSSSASLEMTLVTGLDELYSLGLTNKEKALVGQACENNYIGANTGLMDQLTSLSGQEGQLVISEYRDITVNHTPLPTELALVVLNSHVAHDLSLEYNERREQCENAVATLQKFKPEIKALRDVDLDFLLSHKNDLAENDFKRALHVVGENARVHQAQEFLKNADYAAFGQLLFESHQSSMDNFENSCPELDSLIEIAKASPLCLGARLSGGGFGGISIHLVKNNDSKQYAKETALAYKEKSGKEIQTIICQAAQGALTKKI, from the coding sequence ATGAGCCAAAATAACCTTCCACTCTTTTCCGAAACATTCGGATGCTCTCCAGACCTTCTTGCGCAGGCCCCAGGCCGTCTAGAAGTTCTCGGTAATCATACGGATTATAACGAGGGCTATGTCCTCTCCACTGCTGTAAATTGCACAACTCAGATTAGCTTTCGCAAGATAGAAGGCGAGACTTGCAAAGTTTCCAGTCCATTCATGAACGATGGTATTCGCGAGTTCAAACTCAGTAAAATTGCAGAACCCGCAGAGGGAAAAGATTGGACCAATTATATCCGCGGCACAGTTGTTGCCCTACAAGAACGCGGATATGAAATTGGTGCTTTTGAGGCTCTAGTCACTTCAAATGTCCCACTTTCTGCTGGCATGAGTAGCTCAGCCTCGCTGGAAATGACTTTAGTAACTGGTCTTGATGAACTTTATTCACTCGGCCTCACAAATAAAGAAAAAGCTCTTGTGGGTCAGGCATGTGAAAACAATTACATCGGCGCTAATACTGGTCTCATGGATCAACTTACTTCACTTTCTGGTCAAGAAGGTCAACTAGTTATTAGTGAATACCGCGATATCACTGTCAATCACACCCCACTCCCAACCGAGTTAGCACTTGTTGTCCTAAATTCACATGTGGCACACGATTTAAGCCTCGAATATAACGAACGCCGTGAACAGTGCGAAAACGCCGTAGCCACACTCCAAAAATTTAAGCCTGAAATCAAAGCCCTTCGCGATGTCGATCTCGACTTTCTCCTTAGTCACAAAAACGATTTAGCTGAAAATGATTTCAAACGTGCTCTCCATGTTGTAGGCGAAAACGCTCGAGTTCATCAAGCCCAAGAGTTTTTGAAAAATGCTGATTATGCCGCTTTCGGGCAGTTGCTTTTCGAATCTCATCAAAGCTCAATGGATAATTTTGAAAATTCATGTCCTGAACTCGACTCACTCATCGAAATTGCCAAAGCTTCACCCCTTTGTCTTGGTGCTCGTCTGAGTGGTGGTGGTTTTGGCGGTATCTCCATACATTTAGTGAAAAATAATGATTCTAAACAATATGCTAAAGAAACTGCACTTGCATACAAAGAAAAATCGGGTAAAGAAATACAAACCATTATCTGTCAAGCCGCACAAGGTGCTCTGACTAAAAAAATCTAG
- a CDS encoding solute:sodium symporter family transporter: MNNTVTIISFLVFTGLVGLATWLITKKDDHESSDGYFLGGRSLTFPLIAGSLLLTNLSTEQLVGLNGAAFQHGFHVMVWEVFAVVALVLMALFFLPKFLRSGIATVPQYLGVRFDNQTRTIVDIIFLLAYAVILLPLVLYSGAKGLSNMLDVQALTGINSEMGVLWFMVVLIGILGSIYALFGGLRTVAVSDTINGAGLLIGGFLIAYFGLKAVGDGNGAIAGWNTLMETEPARFNSIGGKKDNVPFSTIFTGVVLLNLFYWCTNQQIIQRTFGASSLAEGQKGVLLTGGLKLLGPIYLVIPGMIAFHLYGHLGIGNDDAYGTLVKNVLPGPLTGFFAAVMVGAILSSFNSALNSTCTIFSLGIYPKIKKDATEDEVVKSGKLFGLVIAISSILIAPMLAGQQSLFDYLQAMNAIYFIPLFSVILVGMLTKRVPAIAAKIGIAFGFISIMTGYFVPPVKEALSGINNFHFLGMVFASIIILMLIIGKVAPRETDFIQEDVKAVDMTAWKHAKLTGGILIVLVGIIYAIFADFSALSKDYNNPEGNAKYEQYQKAAEERKKIENAIPDADAPVEAPALEPQ; this comes from the coding sequence ATGAATAACACAGTAACAATCATCTCATTTTTGGTCTTTACTGGCCTAGTGGGATTAGCGACTTGGCTAATTACCAAGAAAGATGACCACGAAAGTAGCGATGGTTACTTCCTTGGTGGACGTAGTCTCACCTTCCCCCTGATTGCGGGATCCTTACTCTTAACTAACCTTTCGACAGAACAGCTCGTCGGCCTAAATGGCGCCGCTTTTCAGCATGGCTTCCACGTTATGGTTTGGGAAGTTTTTGCAGTTGTAGCTCTCGTCCTCATGGCATTATTTTTCCTACCAAAATTTCTCCGCTCAGGTATCGCCACAGTACCTCAATATCTCGGAGTAAGGTTCGATAATCAAACTCGTACGATAGTCGATATCATCTTCCTTCTTGCCTACGCAGTTATCTTACTCCCTCTTGTTCTCTATTCAGGTGCTAAAGGCCTCTCCAATATGCTTGATGTACAAGCACTCACAGGTATTAACAGTGAAATGGGTGTGCTCTGGTTTATGGTTGTTCTTATTGGTATCTTGGGCTCTATATACGCTCTTTTTGGTGGGCTTCGTACTGTTGCCGTTTCCGACACTATTAATGGCGCTGGTCTATTAATCGGCGGTTTTCTTATTGCATATTTTGGCTTAAAAGCCGTTGGTGATGGTAATGGTGCTATTGCTGGCTGGAATACTTTAATGGAAACTGAGCCTGCTCGCTTCAACTCAATTGGTGGTAAAAAAGATAACGTCCCGTTTAGTACCATATTTACTGGTGTTGTTCTTCTTAATCTATTCTACTGGTGTACTAACCAGCAAATCATCCAACGTACTTTTGGTGCCTCTAGTCTAGCTGAAGGCCAAAAGGGCGTACTTCTCACTGGAGGTCTTAAACTTCTAGGACCTATATACCTTGTCATCCCAGGAATGATAGCTTTCCATCTTTATGGTCACCTAGGGATAGGTAATGACGATGCCTATGGAACCCTCGTGAAAAATGTTCTACCTGGTCCACTTACAGGTTTTTTTGCCGCTGTAATGGTTGGTGCAATTCTTTCTTCCTTTAACTCTGCACTCAACTCAACATGTACAATTTTCTCTTTAGGTATATATCCAAAAATCAAAAAAGATGCTACTGAAGATGAAGTAGTAAAATCAGGCAAATTATTTGGTCTTGTTATTGCGATCTCTTCAATTTTAATTGCTCCAATGCTTGCAGGGCAACAAAGCCTTTTTGATTATCTTCAAGCAATGAATGCCATCTACTTTATTCCGCTATTTTCTGTAATCCTCGTAGGCATGCTTACTAAACGTGTCCCTGCTATCGCAGCAAAAATTGGTATTGCCTTCGGTTTTATAAGCATTATGACTGGCTACTTCGTACCACCAGTAAAAGAAGCTTTATCTGGAATTAATAATTTCCATTTTCTCGGCATGGTTTTCGCGAGTATAATTATACTCATGCTCATTATTGGGAAAGTGGCGCCTCGTGAAACCGACTTCATTCAAGAAGATGTAAAAGCTGTCGACATGACTGCTTGGAAACATGCTAAACTGACCGGTGGCATCCTTATTGTTCTAGTGGGAATAATCTATGCAATATTTGCAGATTTTTCTGCTCTAAGTAAAGACTATAACAACCCTGAAGGTAATGCTAAATACGAACAATACCAAAAAGCTGCCGAAGAACGTAAAAAGATTGAAAACGCTATACCAGATGCCGATGCTCCAGTAGAAGCACCAGCTCTGGAGCCGCAATAA
- a CDS encoding UTP--glucose-1-phosphate uridylyltransferase has product MIDQAELAGLKANWEHFSKTQQELFSVLIENKQTHLFADWDAPGTNDDAKADFAETLEKTNANYPGGLTAYIANAQTLLAEAKEGKNPFEGLTPEQPSKVDLSKFGPEYDRYEEIGVKQFEKTGIVMVAGGLGERLGYNGIKIDIAVETLESTPYISHYAQCIKAMEARMESPRLIPFIIMVSRDTGPKTMETLESNNYFGLQKEQVHILRQELVPAIADNDGSLALKEKYQLILKPHGHGDIHMLLYTSGLAKKLHKEGIEHFLFIQDTNGQVFNAAPAALGVSVEKDYDFNSIAVNRVPGEAVGGLARLVGNGTDLTLNVEYNQLDPLLRATVSPEGDVPNEQGYSMFPGNINVLCIKLSSYVRILEDSQGIIAEFVNPKYADESKTTFKKPTRLETMMQDLPKLFSPAEKVGVSIFAREWCFSANKNNIVDAAAKHAAGSPPESSATAEDHFYLVGRQRLTEAGVEIEEAAQELILGVPFTQGPKVILRPSFAMTLAEAKEKITGGS; this is encoded by the coding sequence ATGATAGATCAAGCCGAGCTCGCCGGACTCAAAGCCAACTGGGAGCATTTCTCTAAAACTCAACAAGAACTTTTTTCAGTGCTCATCGAGAACAAACAAACGCACCTCTTTGCAGATTGGGATGCGCCCGGAACTAATGATGATGCAAAAGCTGACTTTGCCGAGACTCTCGAGAAAACCAACGCCAATTACCCTGGTGGCCTTACTGCGTACATCGCAAACGCTCAAACCTTACTCGCTGAAGCCAAAGAAGGAAAAAACCCTTTCGAAGGACTCACACCTGAGCAACCGAGTAAAGTCGACCTTTCCAAATTCGGACCGGAATATGATCGCTACGAAGAAATTGGCGTCAAACAATTCGAGAAAACGGGAATCGTCATGGTTGCTGGTGGACTAGGCGAGCGCCTTGGTTACAACGGCATCAAAATTGATATTGCTGTGGAAACCCTTGAATCCACTCCCTACATCTCCCATTACGCTCAATGCATCAAAGCCATGGAAGCACGTATGGAAAGCCCTCGATTAATTCCTTTTATCATTATGGTTTCCCGCGATACTGGTCCCAAAACTATGGAAACACTTGAGAGTAACAATTACTTTGGTCTGCAAAAAGAACAGGTACATATTCTTCGTCAAGAACTTGTTCCTGCGATTGCCGACAACGATGGGTCACTCGCTCTCAAAGAAAAATATCAGCTTATCCTCAAGCCCCACGGCCACGGTGACATTCACATGTTACTCTACACCAGTGGACTTGCTAAAAAGCTCCACAAGGAAGGCATCGAGCATTTCCTCTTTATTCAGGATACTAATGGCCAAGTCTTTAACGCAGCTCCTGCCGCACTCGGTGTTTCTGTAGAAAAAGACTATGATTTCAACTCTATCGCAGTGAATCGTGTCCCAGGCGAAGCCGTTGGTGGCCTCGCAAGACTCGTAGGCAATGGAACTGACCTCACACTCAATGTTGAGTACAATCAACTCGACCCACTTCTCCGCGCCACTGTCAGCCCAGAGGGAGATGTTCCCAATGAACAAGGTTACTCTATGTTCCCAGGTAACATCAATGTACTCTGTATTAAGCTGAGTTCTTACGTTCGCATTCTCGAAGATTCTCAGGGAATTATTGCCGAATTCGTCAACCCAAAATACGCTGATGAAAGCAAGACCACGTTCAAAAAACCCACGCGCCTTGAGACCATGATGCAGGATTTACCCAAGCTCTTCAGCCCCGCTGAAAAAGTCGGTGTCTCAATCTTTGCTCGTGAATGGTGCTTCTCGGCAAACAAAAACAATATTGTCGATGCCGCAGCTAAACATGCCGCAGGCAGTCCTCCTGAATCAAGTGCCACCGCAGAAGATCACTTCTACCTAGTGGGTCGCCAGCGTCTAACTGAAGCCGGTGTTGAAATTGAAGAAGCCGC